The following are from one region of the Rosettibacter firmus genome:
- a CDS encoding TIM-barrel domain-containing protein, whose translation MNKIICLFFTFLLIQSIFPYEKQKDGLIFQFKKTNETDLHLLKVQLIADNIVRIVSTPLNSFSNQKSLIIEKSDWNFSKWEEKENDNFVEILTSKLTIKINKENGKVSFFDKTGNLLLNEHANVSKIFTPAEVMGEKTFHIQQIFDSPEDEAFYGLGAHQNGVMNYKGHDVDLWQYNIVDVIPFLVSSKNYGILWDNYSRTKFGDIRDYQSINKVFTLYDAGNPGGLKAEYFTDENFKNLYTTQIESKIEHEHIDVNDPYPTGFNENVKAVRWSGELETNDSGVYKLRLYCSGYTKMWIDDSLIVDSWRQNWLPWTHFYNIETKPGQRHKIKIEWIHSGGYIGLRALSPSELDYKKLLSLYSDVGEQIDYYFIYGQNLDEVISGYRKLTGKVPMMPKWAMGLWQCRERYKTQDELISIVKEFRKRKIPLDNIVQDWFYWKEDQWGSHEFDKDRYPDPERMVKELHEKYHTRIMISVWPKFYVGTKHFDEFKKNGWLYMRNVEVGQKDWVGPGYVSTFYDPYSEGARKLYWNQINKKLFSLGFDAWWLDSTEPDLQSNLSFNEWLLRIGPTALGTSARYLNTYSLMNSKAVYEGQRKTKPNQRVFILTRSAFAGQQKYSAATWSGDVAARWFDLKNQIPAGLNFSLSGIPYWTTDIGGFAVEPRFENPTEKDLDEWRELNTRWFQFGAFCPLFRVHGQYPYREMFNIAPENHPAYQSMLKYDKLRYRLMPYIYSLTGMVTHKDYTIMRALIMDFGYDKNVLNISDQFMFGPSLLINPVTEYKARQRKVYLPAGYGWYDFHTGKFFDGGQTIIANAPYEDLPIFVKEGSIIPFGPEIQYSDEKPANPIRLYIYTGKDASFTLYEDENINYNYEKGLYSTIEFIYKESDKTLTIEKRSGSFPGMLKNRIFEIVYVSKEKPEIIDFQKDPDFKVNYNGKKVIIKLNNN comes from the coding sequence GTGAATAAAATTATCTGCCTGTTTTTTACCTTTTTGTTAATTCAATCCATCTTCCCTTATGAAAAACAAAAAGATGGATTAATATTTCAATTCAAAAAAACAAATGAAACTGATCTACACCTGCTAAAGGTTCAATTGATAGCTGATAATATAGTTAGAATTGTTTCTACTCCATTAAATTCTTTTTCGAATCAGAAGAGTTTAATAATTGAAAAGAGTGATTGGAATTTTTCTAAATGGGAAGAAAAAGAGAATGATAATTTTGTTGAAATACTTACATCGAAGCTTACTATAAAAATTAATAAAGAAAATGGAAAGGTTTCGTTTTTTGATAAAACTGGAAATTTACTTTTAAATGAGCATGCAAACGTTAGCAAAATATTTACTCCCGCCGAAGTAATGGGAGAAAAAACATTTCATATTCAACAAATTTTTGATTCACCAGAAGATGAAGCATTTTATGGTCTGGGAGCTCATCAAAATGGAGTAATGAATTATAAAGGTCATGATGTTGATTTATGGCAATATAACATTGTTGATGTTATTCCTTTTCTTGTATCAAGTAAAAACTATGGAATTCTCTGGGATAACTATTCAAGAACAAAATTTGGTGATATAAGAGATTATCAATCAATTAATAAAGTCTTTACACTTTATGATGCTGGTAATCCGGGTGGCTTAAAAGCAGAATATTTCACCGATGAGAATTTTAAAAATCTATATACAACTCAGATAGAATCAAAAATAGAACATGAACATATTGATGTGAACGATCCTTACCCTACAGGCTTCAATGAAAATGTAAAAGCTGTGAGATGGAGTGGTGAATTAGAAACAAATGATTCAGGAGTGTACAAACTCAGATTATATTGTTCTGGTTATACAAAAATGTGGATTGATGATTCATTAATTGTAGATTCATGGCGTCAAAACTGGTTACCGTGGACACATTTTTATAATATTGAAACAAAACCAGGTCAAAGACACAAAATTAAAATTGAGTGGATTCATTCAGGTGGTTACATTGGTTTAAGAGCATTAAGTCCATCAGAACTTGATTATAAAAAATTATTGTCGTTATACTCAGATGTAGGCGAGCAAATTGATTATTATTTTATTTATGGTCAAAACTTAGATGAAGTTATAAGTGGTTATAGAAAATTAACAGGTAAAGTGCCCATGATGCCTAAGTGGGCAATGGGTCTATGGCAGTGCCGTGAAAGATATAAAACTCAAGATGAATTAATATCTATTGTAAAAGAATTTCGTAAAAGAAAGATTCCTTTAGATAATATTGTTCAGGATTGGTTTTACTGGAAAGAAGATCAATGGGGTAGCCACGAATTTGATAAAGATCGTTATCCAGATCCAGAAAGAATGGTTAAAGAACTTCATGAGAAATATCATACAAGAATAATGATTTCTGTATGGCCTAAGTTTTATGTTGGTACAAAGCATTTTGATGAATTTAAAAAGAATGGATGGCTTTATATGCGTAATGTTGAAGTTGGACAAAAAGATTGGGTTGGACCAGGATATGTTTCTACTTTTTATGATCCCTATAGTGAAGGAGCTCGTAAACTTTACTGGAATCAAATTAACAAAAAACTTTTCTCTCTTGGATTCGATGCATGGTGGCTCGATTCTACAGAACCAGATCTTCAATCGAATCTTTCTTTTAATGAATGGTTACTAAGAATAGGACCAACTGCTCTCGGGACTTCTGCAAGATACTTAAATACATATTCTTTAATGAATTCAAAAGCAGTATATGAAGGTCAAAGAAAAACAAAACCAAATCAACGTGTATTTATTTTAACACGATCAGCATTTGCTGGACAACAAAAATATTCTGCTGCAACATGGAGTGGTGATGTTGCTGCACGTTGGTTTGACCTTAAAAATCAAATTCCTGCTGGACTAAATTTTTCTCTTTCGGGAATTCCTTACTGGACTACAGATATTGGCGGCTTTGCAGTTGAACCAAGATTTGAAAATCCAACCGAAAAAGATCTCGATGAATGGCGTGAATTAAATACAAGATGGTTTCAGTTTGGTGCTTTTTGTCCATTGTTCAGAGTTCATGGTCAATATCCTTATCGTGAAATGTTTAATATAGCTCCAGAAAATCATCCAGCTTATCAATCCATGCTTAAGTACGATAAACTTCGTTATAGATTAATGCCATACATCTATTCTCTTACAGGAATGGTTACACATAAAGACTATACAATAATGCGTGCATTGATTATGGATTTTGGTTACGATAAAAATGTTCTAAATATTTCTGACCAATTTATGTTTGGTCCATCGCTTTTAATTAATCCTGTTACAGAATATAAAGCTCGTCAAAGAAAAGTTTATCTTCCTGCTGGATATGGCTGGTATGATTTTCACACAGGAAAATTTTTTGATGGTGGACAAACTATTATTGCAAATGCACCTTATGAAGATTTGCCAATCTTTGTTAAAGAAGGCTCTATAATTCCATTTGGTCCCGAAATTCAATACTCAGATGAAAAACCAGCAAATCCAATCAGACTTTATATTTACACAGGAAAAGATGCTTCTTTTACTCTTTATGAAGATGAAAATATAAACTACAATTATGAAAAAGGTCTATACTCAACAATTGAATTTATTTATAAAGAAAGTGATAAAACATTAACTATAGAAAAAAGAAGTGGCAGTTTCCCCGGCATGTTGAAGAATAGAATATTTGAAATCGTGTATGTTAGCAAAGAAAAACCAGAGATTATCGATTTTCAAAAAGATCCGGATTTCAAAGTTAATTACAATGGAAAAAAAGTTATCATCAAATTAAACAATAATTAA
- a CDS encoding IPT/TIG domain-containing protein: MKKTFTIFLSIIVIIKFLTACKYDVAEPMWDKEFNDAPIPKITQVIPTQASPGVNTITIQGENLDVNGTTVYFDNITAEMVSVTPDKIVVRRPNLVTEGCYIKVVPNQALVVAKYGPYKIDKVLDKYGSFLENLQLSAIAVDKNENVFVIETASRNIIKVSPDGQKSTVGVASRAPTDAKFGPDGKLYMCGNNRSIDMTDVNTGVTKDWLRLPAGKVVKFGDFDQNGYFYTGGTRTDLVIIAPDLSLSYAGLYSGDEILAIRVFNNYVYLASRKSGTQEPAKIWRHPILNPGSLGQRELVFDFSTSSEFSSRAVRNIAFSSDGKMFIATDSPNPLLILDLSTNQIDYFYKGIIPPYCKQFHWGNGNYLYLIIGDTAAGQEWTVYRVDMGMVSAPYY; the protein is encoded by the coding sequence ATGAAGAAAACATTTACAATATTTTTATCAATCATTGTAATTATAAAATTTTTAACAGCATGTAAATATGACGTTGCAGAACCGATGTGGGATAAAGAATTTAATGATGCTCCAATTCCTAAGATAACTCAAGTAATTCCCACACAGGCTTCACCAGGTGTAAATACAATTACAATTCAGGGTGAAAATCTTGATGTTAACGGTACCACTGTATATTTTGATAATATTACAGCTGAAATGGTATCTGTAACACCAGATAAAATTGTTGTAAGAAGACCAAATCTTGTTACTGAAGGTTGCTATATCAAAGTAGTTCCTAATCAAGCTCTTGTTGTTGCTAAATATGGTCCATATAAAATAGATAAGGTTCTGGATAAATATGGTTCGTTTCTGGAAAATCTTCAATTAAGTGCAATTGCAGTTGATAAAAACGAAAATGTTTTTGTTATTGAAACAGCTTCAAGAAATATTATAAAGGTTTCACCAGATGGTCAAAAATCTACTGTTGGAGTTGCATCTCGTGCACCAACAGATGCTAAGTTTGGTCCAGATGGAAAACTTTATATGTGTGGCAATAATCGTTCAATAGATATGACTGATGTTAATACAGGAGTAACAAAAGACTGGTTGAGATTACCTGCTGGAAAAGTTGTAAAGTTTGGCGATTTCGATCAAAATGGATATTTCTATACAGGTGGTACAAGAACTGATCTTGTTATCATTGCACCAGATTTATCATTGAGTTATGCAGGACTTTATTCTGGTGATGAGATATTAGCAATTCGTGTGTTTAATAATTATGTTTATTTAGCATCACGAAAATCAGGAACTCAAGAACCAGCAAAAATATGGCGACATCCAATTCTAAATCCAGGAAGTCTGGGTCAAAGAGAATTAGTATTTGATTTCAGCACAAGCTCTGAATTTTCATCTAGAGCAGTTAGAAATATTGCATTCTCATCTGATGGCAAAATGTTTATTGCTACAGATTCTCCAAATCCATTACTGATTTTAGATTTATCTACAAATCAAATTGATTATTTTTATAAAGGAATTATTCCCCCTTACTGTAAACAATTTCACTGGGGTAATGGAAATTATCTTTATTTAATAATCGGTGATACAGCAGCAGGTCAGGAATGGACAGTTTATCGTGTAGATATGGGAATGGTTAGTGCACCTTATTATTAA
- a CDS encoding PorV/PorQ family protein yields MKTIKLLLILVYVLAGILQAQQKQKLAQSGFQFLSVVSDAKASAMGEAMTSLQFGSSALFFNPAGMSDMQTFVDVSVSSNKWIADINHYTLSLAINPYNGNYGVIGFTIQSVDYGEFYGTRVNKASPLGYDDIGIFKLSALAIGIGYAKQLSDKFSVGGQIRWVHQDLGESIIPVINTGVDTSQEKISNKLSPLVFDFGTQYRTGFKSLVFGMSVRNFSSEVKYAKEGFQAPLVFTLGISMNLLDLINELPYNQSLYLSVDASHHRDHPEQIKVGIDYKIFNAFSIRVGYMSNNFESAFTYGLGISKYGFTFDYSYTPFGVFDKVQRFTARFSL; encoded by the coding sequence ATGAAAACTATAAAGCTCCTGTTGATTTTAGTTTACGTGCTTGCAGGAATTTTACAAGCTCAACAAAAACAAAAATTAGCTCAAAGTGGTTTTCAATTCTTGAGTGTAGTTTCAGATGCAAAAGCTTCTGCAATGGGCGAAGCAATGACCAGTTTACAATTTGGATCAAGTGCATTATTCTTTAATCCAGCTGGTATGTCGGATATGCAAACATTTGTTGATGTATCTGTAAGTTCAAATAAATGGATTGCAGATATCAATCATTATACTTTGAGTCTTGCAATAAATCCTTATAATGGAAATTATGGTGTAATTGGTTTTACTATTCAGAGTGTTGATTATGGTGAATTTTATGGAACAAGAGTTAATAAAGCATCTCCTTTAGGTTATGATGATATTGGTATATTTAAGCTGAGTGCACTTGCAATTGGCATAGGTTATGCAAAACAACTTAGTGATAAATTTAGCGTTGGTGGTCAAATACGATGGGTTCATCAAGATCTTGGAGAAAGTATAATTCCAGTAATTAACACTGGCGTTGATACATCACAGGAAAAAATATCAAATAAACTATCACCACTTGTTTTTGATTTTGGTACACAATATAGAACAGGATTTAAAAGTTTGGTATTTGGAATGTCTGTAAGAAATTTCTCGAGTGAAGTTAAATATGCAAAAGAAGGATTTCAGGCACCATTAGTTTTTACACTCGGAATATCAATGAACTTATTAGATTTGATAAACGAACTTCCATATAATCAATCACTTTATTTAAGTGTTGATGCTTCTCATCATCGTGATCATCCAGAACAGATTAAAGTTGGAATAGATTATAAAATTTTTAATGCATTTTCTATTAGAGTTGGTTACATGTCAAATAACTTTGAAAGTGCATTTACATATGGATTAGGTATTTCTAAATATGGATTTACATTTGATTATTCATATACACCATTTGGTGTGTTTGATAAAGTTCAAAGATTTACTGCAAGATTTTCATTGTAG
- a CDS encoding TonB-dependent receptor, with protein MRRVIYIFLLMLLQTIATTGVLFAGITGKIAGKITDKSTGEPLIGANVIIIGTSLGSSTDALGQYTILDVPPGIYSVQISYIGYRKLIINDVRVFIDQTTRIDAALESEAIELGAMVIVAERKIIKPDVATSVVAITGNEVQELPINSVSGAIGLQAGVQGLSVRGGGSDRLLFLLDGVTLRDPRNNQPTANIPLSSIKEISLERGGFSAEYGQVRSGIVNVVTKEGSRHSYSGSIQVRYRPPGPKYWKGEGILDVHDPYSYIFRPFYDPEVCWTGTGAWDEYTRKQYPEFMGWNEVSRKLNSDNDPTNDLTPLGAQRVFMYETRKKQPNDQPDYEIDAGFGGPVPFISKALGDLRFFTSYRSNREMLLFPLTRPDYRDYDWTFQLNSDITSSLKLRLSALVGKQFTIRHNWDATGIYFYPRYPNEIASVASGIYAPSDLITLFSDFNFSLADIGHQSFAAKLTHSLGSNTFYEVLLEHFRSDYNVRPTRWRDTSKLYEIIPGFFEDENPFGYWPFDAKGVIVTGGQHVAKARDFSVVSSTTIKADLTSQINFNNLLKTGIEFVYNDLNLDYGTIASATAGKTYAVRVQQRVNPIRAAFYAQDKLEFEGLTVNLGLRVDYSNSNTEWWKTDPFDIYFYSSKYNETRSFPKEKSKPQWQLSPRLGIAHPITENAKLFFNYGHFKQLPQYESIFRIQRTSLKSMSSIGDPNIILAKTISYELGFDYLITENIFLQIAAFYNDIYDQQDLTQYNSSVAGFSYSKTTNNSYEDTRGFEITLRKTSGKWWSGFANYTYLVRTSGHFGSSQIFDDPSLQKQWDEQTVNLYQDRPIPQPFARINLNFFTPEDFGPSVFGYKIFSGWMLNVIVDWQAGGYVTWNPKGLPAVSYNVKAVDNFNTSLRLDKSFDIGKLRINIFMDVYNVFNTLRLWNTGDQDYLRSLHLPKNEAYDNIPGNDKVGDYRKPGVEFQPMEYQAVIDPNKPGKEKVIYFEGTTSKYYEYVNNQWSEVDKDRINKILEDKAYIDMPNQSTFWFLNPRSFYFGMRLSFNL; from the coding sequence ATGCGAAGAGTTATTTACATTTTTTTGTTAATGCTTTTGCAAACGATTGCAACTACGGGTGTTTTGTTTGCTGGAATTACAGGAAAAATCGCCGGGAAAATTACCGATAAATCTACCGGCGAGCCTTTGATTGGTGCTAATGTTATAATAATTGGTACATCTTTAGGTTCATCCACTGATGCACTCGGGCAATATACCATTCTTGATGTCCCTCCAGGTATTTATAGTGTCCAAATTTCTTATATCGGCTATCGTAAACTTATTATTAACGATGTTCGTGTATTTATAGATCAGACTACCAGAATTGATGCAGCTTTAGAATCGGAAGCTATTGAACTTGGAGCTATGGTTATTGTAGCAGAACGAAAAATAATTAAACCCGACGTTGCTACCAGTGTAGTTGCAATTACAGGAAATGAAGTTCAAGAATTACCTATTAATTCAGTAAGTGGTGCAATCGGTTTGCAAGCTGGCGTTCAGGGTTTGAGTGTACGTGGTGGTGGAAGCGATAGACTTTTATTTCTGCTTGATGGAGTTACATTGCGAGATCCAAGAAATAATCAGCCAACAGCTAATATTCCATTAAGTTCTATTAAAGAAATTTCCCTTGAAAGAGGTGGCTTTAGTGCTGAATATGGCCAGGTTCGTTCTGGTATTGTTAATGTTGTAACTAAAGAAGGTAGCAGACATTCTTATAGTGGAAGTATTCAAGTGCGATATAGACCACCTGGTCCTAAATACTGGAAAGGTGAAGGCATTCTTGATGTTCACGATCCTTATTCTTATATCTTTAGACCGTTTTATGATCCAGAAGTATGCTGGACTGGAACTGGTGCATGGGACGAATATACAAGAAAACAATATCCAGAATTTATGGGATGGAACGAAGTATCCAGAAAACTTAATAGTGATAATGATCCTACAAACGACCTTACACCTCTTGGTGCTCAGCGTGTTTTTATGTACGAAACAAGAAAAAAACAACCTAATGATCAACCAGATTATGAAATTGATGCAGGGTTTGGTGGTCCTGTTCCTTTCATAAGTAAAGCTCTTGGAGATTTAAGATTTTTTACTTCTTACAGAAGTAATCGAGAAATGTTATTGTTCCCTCTTACAAGACCCGATTATAGAGACTATGACTGGACATTCCAGTTGAATTCTGATATAACCAGCTCTTTGAAACTAAGGCTTTCAGCTTTAGTGGGTAAACAATTTACAATCAGACATAACTGGGATGCTACAGGAATATATTTCTATCCCAGATATCCAAATGAAATTGCAAGCGTTGCAAGTGGTATTTATGCACCTTCAGATTTAATAACTTTATTTTCAGATTTTAATTTTTCACTTGCAGATATTGGTCATCAATCTTTTGCAGCCAAACTTACTCACTCACTGGGTTCAAATACTTTTTACGAAGTTCTACTTGAACACTTTAGAAGTGATTATAATGTAAGACCAACTCGATGGCGAGATACTTCCAAACTATATGAAATTATTCCTGGATTTTTTGAAGATGAAAATCCGTTCGGTTATTGGCCATTTGATGCAAAAGGTGTTATTGTAACTGGTGGTCAGCACGTTGCTAAAGCAAGAGATTTTAGTGTTGTTAGTTCTACTACAATCAAAGCAGATTTAACAAGTCAAATTAATTTTAATAATTTATTAAAAACTGGAATTGAATTTGTTTATAATGATTTGAACCTGGATTATGGTACCATTGCTTCTGCTACTGCTGGTAAAACTTATGCTGTAAGAGTGCAACAAAGAGTCAATCCAATTCGTGCAGCTTTTTATGCTCAGGATAAACTTGAATTCGAAGGTTTAACAGTTAATTTAGGATTACGTGTTGATTATAGTAATTCAAATACAGAATGGTGGAAAACAGATCCATTCGACATTTATTTTTATTCATCAAAGTATAACGAAACAAGATCATTCCCTAAAGAAAAATCGAAACCACAATGGCAATTAAGTCCTCGTCTTGGAATTGCTCATCCCATAACAGAAAATGCTAAACTATTTTTTAATTATGGTCACTTCAAACAATTACCACAATATGAAAGTATTTTTAGAATTCAGAGAACATCACTAAAATCAATGTCGAGTATTGGTGATCCAAATATAATTTTAGCAAAAACAATTTCTTATGAATTGGGATTCGATTATTTAATCACTGAAAATATATTTTTACAGATAGCAGCTTTTTATAATGATATTTACGACCAGCAGGATCTTACACAATATAATTCAAGTGTTGCAGGTTTTTCATATTCAAAAACCACAAATAATAGTTACGAAGATACAAGAGGCTTTGAAATTACACTTCGAAAAACCAGTGGAAAATGGTGGTCGGGATTTGCTAATTATACTTATCTCGTAAGAACAAGTGGTCACTTTGGTAGCTCTCAAATTTTTGATGATCCATCATTACAAAAACAATGGGATGAACAAACAGTTAATCTGTATCAGGATCGACCTATTCCTCAACCATTTGCTCGCATTAATTTGAACTTCTTTACACCCGAAGATTTTGGTCCTTCAGTATTTGGCTATAAAATTTTTTCTGGCTGGATGTTGAATGTTATTGTTGACTGGCAAGCTGGAGGATATGTAACCTGGAATCCAAAAGGTTTGCCCGCTGTCTCATATAATGTTAAAGCGGTTGATAATTTTAATACCTCTTTAAGACTGGATAAATCATTCGATATTGGAAAACTCAGAATTAACATTTTTATGGATGTTTATAATGTCTTTAATACACTTAGACTCTGGAATACAGGTGATCAGGATTATTTAAGGTCGTTACATCTTCCTAAGAACGAAGCATATGATAACATTCCAGGCAATGATAAAGTTGGAGATTATAGAAAACCTGGCGTTGAATTCCAGCCAATGGAATATCAGGCTGTAATTGATCCTAACAAACCAGGAAAAGAAAAAGTAATTTATTTTGAAGGAACTACTTCAAAATATTATGAATATGTTAATAATCAATGGTCTGAAGTTGATAAAGATAGAATAAATAAAATACTCGAAGATAAAGCATATATCGATATGCCCAATCAATCCACATTCTGGTTCTTAAATCCAAGAAGCTTTTATTTTGGAATGAGACTTTCTTTCAACTTATAA